GCATTCATCAACACTAACACACCTTGCTAAGTTGGAGGCATATCCATCTGGGAATTTGACATTTTTTATGAAAGCACAGAAAGCTTTTCTCTGGGCTTTAGTCATCACATATGGAGCATGTGGAGCAGTGCATGATGAATTCCCATCATCCTTCAAGTGTAAATTTTTCCTTATGCCCATATCTTCTAAATCGAGCCTCGCAGTAACAGAGTCCTTTGACTTGCCTGCGATGTCGAGAAATGTACCAAGAAGGGCCTCACATATATTTTTCTCGATATGCATAACATCAAGATTGTGTCGTAGCTTTAAATTAGACCAATATGGCAAATCCCACAGAGTCGACCTGCGCTTCCAGCATTGACCTTCTTCTAccctctttctctttttgttATTAGGATGGTTCCCAGGTCTTACATGTTCCACCCTCGCCAATTGCTGCATCAACTCATCCTGAGTAAATTCTTCCGGTTGCGCACGTTCTTCAGTCTGACCATTAAAATCTTTCTTTCTCCTCCAAATATGGTCCACTGGAAGAAAACGGCGATGGCCAATGTAGCAAATCTTGTTCCTAAGTCTTTTGTAGCAAGGATTTTTATCACAACGAACGCAAGCATAGTAGCCTCTAGTTACTCTACCTGAAAGTGTGCTCAATGCTGGATAATCATGAATGCACCATGTGATTGCAGCGTGAAGATCAAATTCTTTGCCGGTCAATGCATCCAAAGTAGGGACACCACTCCAAAGATTTAACAATTCTTCAACCAGTGGCTGCAGGAAGAGATCCATATCCTTTCCAGGGCATGTCGGACCAGGAATAAGTAGGCACATCATGAAGTTGGATTGCTCCATACATTGCCACGGAGGAAAGTTGTAAGGGATAAGAAATACTGGCCACATGCTATATGAGGAGCTCATCTTCCCAAATGGATTAAACCCATCGGTAGCGAGGCCAAGTCGGACATTCCGTGCATCATTTGCAAACCATTCATACTTTCTATCAAAATCTTTCCATGCCTCACCATCAGCAGGATGGCTAAACTCATTGTCCACTGGTTTCCTCTTCAACTTGTGCCATTGTGCCTCAGCTGAAAGTTCTTTCGATCCAAACATCCTCTTCAACCTTGGAATCAAAGGAAAATGCCTTAGAACCTTTTCTGGAATCTTCCTTCGGCTATCTGCATCCTTCCATCTTGAAGCACCACATATTGGGCATGCATCCTTTTTAGCCAACTCCTTTCGGAAAAGAACACAGTTATTCGGACACACATGTATTGACTCATATCCAAGTCCTAATGCACGAATAAAATTCTTTGCTTCAGCATAGGATGCAGGGAGAGAACAATTTGGAAATGCTGAACTTAAAAGGTCCAAAAAAGCACTGAATGCAACATTGCTGATTCTGTAAAATGACTTGATGTGGAGCAACTTCACCACAAAAGAAAACCTAGTATAGGGACCACCGGGGTGTAGCACCTGTTTCATCTCTTCTAATATGGTGGCAAACTTTGACTTTGTTCTTGGTCCATGATTTTGATCTGGGTACAGATCCTGTACCATACGGTACATTTGATCATCTTCTGGGTCATCCGGAGGCTCATTCGTCTCAAATTCAACATTGCAGCTAACATCTTCATTCAAATGCTCAACATTGCAGCCAATATCTTCATTCAAATGCTCAACATTTCCAGTGACCATGACCAATTGTTCTCCATGAT
The Oryza glaberrima chromosome 8, OglaRS2, whole genome shotgun sequence DNA segment above includes these coding regions:
- the LOC127783403 gene encoding uncharacterized protein LOC127783403 isoform X2, which codes for MNCKLFSKEHREGVTEFMDFVSKNLSGSQKILCPCRKCLNRLHQYKGHVEDDLLMYGMSNTYTRWIHHGEQLVMVTGNVEHLNEDIGCNVEHLNEDVSCNVEFETNEPPDDPEDDQMYRMVQDLYPDQNHGPRTKSKFATILEEMKQVLHPGGPYTRFSFVVKLLHIKSFYRISNVAFSAFLDLLSSAFPNCSLPASYAEAKNFIRALGLGYESIHVCPNNCVLFRKELAKKDACPICGASRWKDADSRRKIPEKVLRHFPLIPRLKRMFGSKELSAEAQWHKLKRKPVDNEFSHPADGEAWKDFDRKYEWFANDARNVRLGLATDGFNPFGKMSSSYSMWPVFLIPYNFPPWQCMEQSNFMMCLLIPGPTCPGKDMDLFLQPLVEELLNLWSGVPTLDALTGKEFDLHAAITWCIHDYPALSTLSGRVTRGYYACVRCDKNPCYKRLRNKICYIGHRRFLPVDHIWRRKKDFNGQTEERAQPEEFTQDELMQQLARVEHVRPGNHPNNKKRKRVEEGQCWKRRSTLWDLPYWSNLKLRHNLDVMHIEKNICEALLGTFLDIAGKSKDSVTARLDLEDMGIRKNLHLKDDGNSSCTAPHAPYVMTKAQRKAFCAFIKNVKFPDGYASNLARCVSVDECKVQALKTHDCHILLQRILPAGLRGIMHKEIYEAIAELGNFFQQICAKKLKLDALNKMRGEIPIILCKLEKIFPPAFFDVMVHLCIHLIDDAILRGPVQYGWMYPVERRLLTLKRFVRNMARPEGSIAEAYVANECLTACSRYFADVDTRHNREGRNKERVPMSRCGLSIFQHGANLLGAPRLTYNEKEYDRMVWYVLNNTKEVEPFIEIYMKDLQTAGSHDVEGNLAKEFPGWFRKHLATRRFVNGEQIDEDLYALASLPLLRVRIFSGCIVDGVRYHTVERESSRRTQNSGVMVEGTHNGEDIDFYGQLKEVIQLQYNSDADSQRTVVLFKCDWFDTCSKKSRMKNDGYFKSISHGSCWYKDDAFILATQATKVFYLDDNKHGEPWKVVQKFSHRHLWNVNEEENDDRQEGGVDLTYQDDEQEISRVETMEGSLVDEQPVNEDGISVPKSLVDQIRRQRDLEVEEDDLYNDDDDDDTLGQYDSENECTIMIPNDDGEYSDVE